The nucleotide sequence CCATtttaacagctgagaaacacccttgagagtgccaaggagagcaagagcctagtgaggtgattgagatttgagaatctaagattaaggcctcattagtgaaaagagagtagcaagtgtgcatccacccttctcattaggcttgttgtggtcaagtgagagttcttgcttgttactcttggtgatcgccatcacctagatggcttggtggtgattagaagtttggtgatcatccgacggagcttgtggatgacccaactcaagttgtgagtggttgtgggtgattcaccacgatggagtgtcgaagaatcacccgtagagagcacttgatccctatgcggatcaagggagagctacacccttgcgcgggtgctccaacgaggactagtggggagtggtgactctccaatacctcggcaaaacatcactgcgttccttctcctctctttactttaagcatttacatttgagcaattcaatttttgtctttacattcttaaaattaccatgctagagtaggattagaacttagggtgctaaatttttgtgcggtagatcaatagaatcactttctagacacaaggagtgaagtgggctaagtgtagggtttatttattgcaaaaaattttagaattagcccaattcacccccctcttgggcatcttgatcctttcagtattgaatgatgaagtggtcatcatccactcctccgactcggcaggcgagccagaagtcttcaagccaaataccGAGATTCATCTCCTTGGTATATTTGGCGGTGTTGGTAGGCGgacggaagcgctgtgggaacggtgctctctggatgcgtcgcccaaaggcccgtggtcccaggCCATCCAGGTTGAGACTCCGGTCATCGGGTCGGCGACCATGCATGGAgcatgtttcaccgctcccctcgatggtccggccaGGGCCCGTGTTGCCTGCTCTTACTGCccctcgatggacgtcatcatcatgtcgaGCTTAACAACTGTTGTTGATGACGCTACGAGCGTCTTGGTTCAGCCTGAGCCGCTCGCGCATAGGGgttcggtgtggagcgggcgtcGGGTCATGCCGTGGTGCAGTTGCGGCCTCCTATTCTATGCCCGATGACTATAGTGGTGAACGGATGGAGCGATTTGTTTGGTGCATCCctgctcccctagtggggagagaggtcgcgagtcggtgtcgcgacgtgttctccgcctgttgaacggcagcggtttccactagcacctagaggttctggtggattgcctgCTCCTAGGGTCGACAGGCTCTGGAAGGCCGCGCAAAAAGCATCGCCGCatcggtgatgttctggctagcccgagtgaATTGTGGGGGGATTGTTCCCCTCGTCCATGATGTCGCGCTagacctggcgggcgtgaccccgggTGCTGCGTCGAGCGCGCCGACGCAGGTGGCGGCTAGTTTTGCCGCCTTTGTTGTTGTTCCTCGCTGTGCTCCTACGCACATGCGAGGGCCTCCAcatgagggtccggaggggtgtgggtctgtagagactctgctaccaccggtggctgtcctaggacgcccgccatagcgcactcccgggacagaGGGTGGTTAGGTGCCacgacatcaccgatgctggagccatcgctctcaacatcatccatgaggtcatgaaaagaggcaggagcgtagcccgccatccccatgaattcagaagtgagagggggcgacgccagcatctttcagAGCCCTCGTGCGTACGCGTCtacgggggacgcgaggccataggggaaccgatcgcatGGCAGTCGTGGCAGgaacaacggggtccctccgaaGAGTCGACAGAAAATATGAAAAGCGAGTAAAGAACTGTATGtatgttactcacagtggggtttgagcccagcgtgggcttgGAACGAAGTGCAGGCGCCTCGTTAGATAGGTCACCGGGTGGCCCTGAGCCGACGGAGGACGCTCCTCCTCCGATGGGCGTTGGGACAAGTGCCTCGTCGCGGAGGTGAAGCACGCTGAGCCGGTCgacgacaaagtctaggcttccgaagaggaaggcctgggacggctcgaagatgggaggaacccacatcccaacaggtgggagcatgggaaactccagcgagccaaagcgagtcgtatcgcttgagcccactaTGCCGAAGATggcagaaaggtgggccatccgatgaccaaaagcatgaacgtacGGCGTCTTCCCTACGGACGGCGCCAGtcgtcggtgcaaaaagtgaccaacacgtaaatatttgtagttttgtcatacgttgtgatcggatgtggcctagcactcaataacatagggtttataccggttcaggcaatgttccctacgtccagtctgattcggtcggtgactttattcctgagcctaggtgctcgaagtttgctgtggggttacaaacgagagggagtaagatgtgGGGTGTAAGagatccggtcggactctgaaccgaagggtcgagagtgacgggagctcctacgtgtgcTAAGTATTCGAGCATGTGCTCTGTGCGGCTTTGGAATGTccaaagctagcagagagtgagtcgGAATGATCCATCTGTTGTTCGTTGGAATCGTCTATGTGAATCGATCGTCCTCTTTTTTTAAGAGAGCGCATACCTTTTTATAGATGAAAAggacggctttacaagagagagagtgtgagagaaagagagtgtgtgtgctacctagtcttgtcgcccaagccatcgggtacaaggtggtttgtcggcgcacacaatactgttgatgcccagatgcatgtggtaggcttcatcatcctcttctggtatggcaaatatcggcgtctaccatactgtaggacaaatgtcagtgcccacaacactgttcgtgttctgatatgtctggaaggttgcagagCACCCTTCTGATATGGCCTGACAGTGCTGGCTTACAGGGTACGgcccttggtattgcggttgacttgagcgccctgtcTTATTTGCTCTGCCTGTTTCTCTAGGTCCTTTCCAAGCGAGCGTCCCCATTCGGTTGTttcccagttggctccgaccgcGTCGGTCGAaaaagagctgtaagcagaggttcggtgtacccccggtcggagaagcgggtcggagttagAAGTGAGCGTCGTCcactccttggccaggccttccgatcgaagaggcgggccagagtcggaagcgagcgtcatccTCTCCTTGGccgggccttccggtcagagaggcgggccgtagtcggaagcgagcgtcgtccctccttggctaggccttccggtcggtgaggcggccggagtcggaagcgagcgtcgtcctctccttggccaggccctccagtcggagactggatcgccctttAGACCTGTTGTtgggtatctgggccggcccaggagttgcgcgttgttcgcaacgtcgtctgctgggccgagcttttgctgggaagcaggtccattagggaccccgggtttataaacccgacacctctattctaaattatagattattttatttttttataaatactacctccatccaaaaaaaaacaattctagatgtattatttatttatatatgtttaaagtttgaccaaatatatagataaaatattattttgatattataaatattaacaaTTTTTTATATATAGTTAGTCAAACTCAAGATACTTTAACTTGACACTGTGCTAGAATTACATTTTTTTCCTAAACAGAGGGAGTATTAGGGCAGTTCTCAAGAGAACATAACAAACATTAATGTGCATAACGAAAATTATATACCTAAGCTAAAACGAACTACTGTTTGAGACAAGAGAGTACCATTTTCTAGCTGTCAATAATAAAATGGGAAAAGGTTTGATTAAAGAAAAATATAGATAGATTTATCTTGCGATTGAAGATAATATTACTCGGTGGCTTATGCAGGTGAAACATCGAGGTCCTACACATGGCAATGCAAAACTGAGGTTCTGGGATATGGCATATGCGGAGAGCCTTCCGCGTGACGCGAATGATCACGCCCTGCTGTAGTGGTACATACCAGTACTGTACGTCTGTACTAAAAAAAACTTTACCGTTCCTTCTTGCGTGAACAACTTTACGATTTACAGGCCTCAAGCgatgggttttttttttttttttttttttttgaaagtaggCCTCAAGCGAtggttttttttgaaagtttttgaGACGAGTAACCACAATGCAAAGGCAGTTGTGGTCAAGCACACAATGTCTGAATTCCACAGTCTGCAAAGCTGAAGCCTTGCCCTTCTTTTTTCATTCGTCGTAAATAGTGGAGCAGAACACGAGCTTTCCTTACCCAAGTTAACTGGATAGTAGTACATTCCTACAAACTTCAACTGTAAAATGTGAATTTGATTTGGAAAGAATCCAGAGAACCAGTACGGGCTAGAAGCTACTTCCATACTAGATCGTAGACGGAAGGAATCTGACCAAAATCCTAGATGCCGTGTTGTGCAACCCGCAAGAATCCAATAGGGTGGGGAATGCAAGGCATAGATTCTTTGTACTCATTGCAAAAGGGGGACGCATACATGTCAAACCTGCAGGCTCGAACCTACTGTAAGAAGCTTATGACAGTAGGAGATCCAAAGCATGAACACAAGCAATGTTTGCTCTGAATTCTTACTTTCTCCAAGAGCTTCTGTTTGACACAAGCTATTCGGCTATATACAGAGTCTGTACAGGGTGGAATTCCACAAAGAAACGCTAATCCGCCTGGAATTCTATTCCTCCTGTTAAACGCCAATGCTTTTCATGGCATCGACGACTTGCCTATGGCACTTATTGATAATGGTCGAATTTATTTTCTCCAATGCATTGGAGAAGACTAGTAGCTATGGTGATGCAGCTCCAACAAAGAATGCTATACTACACGCCTTATGAATGGTAAGGCAGAAAGGAGCATCGCATCACATCACCAAGAGAGTTAAAGACACATTCTAACTGGAGGGGATAGGAGCTGTATTACTTCGTTCATCTGTCAAGACAGCAACAGCAGTGTCCTCCCTTGATGGAACTTTTAGCCAGACCTTCATTGAGTCATAAACAGTAAATCCTATGGCTACTGATGGCACCACCTGTGAAAGCAAGTGTAAGATGTATATTTGAACATTAAACTCAGCATATTTACTTTACTGACTTAGTATTGAGAGATAAACATTATGTATGCAGTACTCATAACTCATAACCATATCATCAATAATATATGCAGATCATGTGAGgcactctttttttttcttttattatgcCAGGAGCACagaagagaaaggaaaacatgCAGATGTGTCCAAACTCCAAATTAAAATAGCAGTACTAGTAAATAATGATCACACAACCAGAACCACAGCCCTTGGTAAAACATTCTAACAACTCCATTGTTCAgctaaattaattaattaattgacaTCAAAAGGCAAGTTCTTAAATGAAGAAATAACTTTGGAGACCAGGGACAATACAAATCAGAACTTCAGCCAAAGTCAAGTTCTACAGTCAAGACCATGGGAATTGCACTGTTTTAACAGCTTCTGCTTACCTGTCACATTCGTCTAGCAGCCAAAATTAGAAAGGAAAAAAACTACTAAATAAACTTTTACTGGAACAGTAAAGGAAATATCTCACCTTTAAATAGTTGATAGATAATCCTGAGAATAGTTGTCGCCAACCTTGCTGTTTCGCAATCATAACCAGGCTTTCAAATGTTCCTTTACCCACAAGGCTGGATGATGAAAGTGCTTGAACCTGAAAATGATGCGCCACATATTATTTAGAACATATAAATGCTTTATGGCCACATGCTATGAGCAAAACAATACCTGCATTTGCCGCCTAACAACATCCAGGGGGTATGTTATTGTCTGACCTAGCAAACCTGCAACTGATCCGCAACCAAGCTTTGCTATGATATCTTTTCTGTGTTTTTCAGGAACGTGGCTCTTCATCTTCTCGTAGAAGTAGAATTTAAGACCAGAGTAAGGGAAGATTCCATATAGTGAAGGAGCTGAAGAACAATACATTTTAGTTAATAGCTGGGTGTATATCAGAAACTGGCCTTGAGAAAAGAGTGAAATGCAAATACATGCATACCCATGCCACGGTATATGCCTTTCAATCCATTCTGTCTGTATATTGTTTTGACACAATCCATGATCCCTTTATAAACCTGTTCAGAGGGCTTAGATTCTCTGAAACCCACATTCACTGCACCTTTTACCTGCAGAGAGGACAACTAATTAGAAAGGTATAAACAATCAAATGGGACATATGTTCATAAGTAAATTATGCTAATCATATCCTTTTTCAGAGAATATGTTGATACACAGTACAGCAAATGTGACTTGAAATCCAACAGAAGTGTGGTTTTCCAGTTCAGCGAAGGATGCCAACCTGATAAGCCAACTTTGTGCGGACTAGATCAAGAGGATATGTGCATATGACAGCTGTTCCTCCAGCTATCGATCCGGCCACGAGATCAAGAACAGGCCCTTGCTTGACATTAGGAAAGCCAAGAATGATCCACCGGCGGTATTCTTCATATGCCATATAATGCAAAGCTGCATAAGGAACAATTCGAGCAACACTAGCTCCATTTCCCCTAAGGAAAGACAATTCAAAAGTCAAGCTCAAGTGTGCAACATGTACTAATAGACTACCATTTGTCATGCAAATTAGGGAGAGGCAAACCTGTAAAACCCTAAAAGACCTTCTGTCCGATAGATTGTTCTGAAGGATCCAATCAATCCAGAACCACGAAACTCTGCTCTTCTTGTCTGGAAGCTCCAACATAGTTTTAAATATTAGAAGGCTATTTGAATATTCATAGTGATATAGAGGAACAGGACTCTTTATAAGCGCAGGTTCAAAGCATGACAATAATTGACTTGGACTATAATTCTTTCAAACAGTGACAACAAGCAAAGTTTCATGATGGCAATTCTTAGCTACCAGTGTTAAATGTGATGCACATACAAGACACTTCTGAAAGAAGAATTCCAACTATCAGCCAAACTAGCAGACAGTTATAAGTTGATATCAAGGTTGCTGGGAATGTTTGCTAAGCTTACATAACTTCCTTCCCAAAAGGAGTAGTTTGCTGTAACATAATGGAAAAAAAAATTGGGTGGATACAGCATCCACCCGAACTCCGTACATACCCCTTTCCAATGGAGGAGGCGTGGAGAGCCTGCAGATCCTACGTTCGTTGTCAAGCGCCTCTCCACGTTGTTTTAGTCGCTCATGCATCGGCTGACGTCATGACTCAAGCCGAGCGGAGTCTCTGATAAGCACGCACACGTGTCACCTGTTGAGGCGCACTATGCATTGAGTCTCGGTGGATGCTGTATGCACCCACAAGGCTGGTACTTCCAACCCCTCCGccgcccccccaccccccccccccccccccccccctccgctTTCTTCTGTTGTACATAATAGTAGGTCTGGTTTATCAATTTATCTAGTAACAAGGTAGCATGTGCATGGGAAATTCGGAATACAGGGAGTTCACCAAAGAGAGACAGTAGTCATCTAAGATAGAATACCGAATGGGGATCTCCTTTCATCGAAGCTCAGACTGCTACACATGATGATCACATCAATCAAGACGCTGCAAGTCTTGTTCCAGTTCATATTTTATCAGAGGTTCCCGTCTAATTTACCAATAGGAGCATGTTTCTACCGCATTCAATCTCAAGAACGAAGAAACCAACCACTTTCGTAAACCTTTCATGTCATACAGATCCTTCAGGTCACAATACTACCCAAGAACAAAGAATGAGTTACGGGTTACGAAGAACCGATCCCCTCAACCTGACACCTCCAGCAAACTGTAAACTAACTAGATTGTCGCATGACTGTTGAAGTTCACCTGCCATTCAAGATTCCATGATCACGCAACTTGCATCTATAATTACAATAAATATAATACTGCAGAACCCAACACTGTGCACGAGCGAAGAAAGAATCCAGCGTCCAAGATCGGGCGAGAACAGCCTCCACACGAAAACGAATCTCAGCTCCCGGTCCCCCAGAGAGGCAAATTATGCCACGGCAacattgaaccaagatacatcgcTATCCGTTGTCAAAGACAAACTTGTCGGCCGCGCTGGTGCGCAAGGATCGTGTGTGCGACGCACCTGGAACAGGATCTTGACGCGCTCGAGAGGCGCGACGGCGGTCTTGGCGACTCCCCCGGCGACCCCTCCGGCGAGGAGCTCCCGCACGGCGAGCGGCAAGCCCGGGGCCGCTGGTCTCTACGGCCTCCCTGGCCCGCGCGTCCATGCCGCACCGCCCCCCGCCCGCTTCCTCCCCCTCCCCTCCTGTCGCGCGGGCGGCGGGAGGAGAGCGAGAGGCGGAGGCGACGCGAGTTGAGGTGGAAGAGAAGGGAGACCGCGGGGCGGAATGAGGAAAGGAATCAGAATGCCATGAAGCGGCGCGGAGCCCACGTGTAAGTGGGAGCCGTGTGGGCCCGGCGGAAAGCGAAAGGAAGCCGCCGGTCAGCCGTGGCCGTGGCGGAATAGCAGTTGGCTGGTTACTGGTGGTGGGCGCGCGTAGCCGTCGAGATGGGAATGTTTTTTTATAAAGTAAAATAGACACGCGTGGTTCCTGCTACCTCGATAGTTTTTGTTGTGCACGGGGTATCTGGTATGCCAACGAAAATCCTTGTAAATAATAATGTCTAAAAGTAATAGCTAGGGTTGAAACGTTTTTTATCATTTTTAGATTTTTGAGATAAACatcgctcgttggtttcagtcaggcttATTCAATCAACCAACAGTGTTTTcatctcacaataaaccagcaccagccagcctataccagtccagaaaccaaccaacgaacacgtCGAAAGATGGTGTTCCTGCCTTTTGCATCGATGCACGTGACCACAGTTGTTTATTACATTTTACACAGGTGTTTGTAAATAGCCTCTGATTAAACTAGGCACACTAATGAAAAGCTCATTGATCATCACTGTGAATGGAAACGAACGGGCTCGATCAAGACAAATCATATCATATTTTCACTTTTACTTTGTACTACGGAGACCGTGAATGTGAATGAAAACAAGATTTATGGTAATATCGAAAACGAATCAATTCCAACATAAATATGTCGATAACGATCGAGAGATTTAAAAAGAGAAATGAGAACATTGGCAGATAGAATCAAGGAATCCTCGTGTTAACATACGAGGATCTCTTCGAGACGGATCCGAGTGTTTCTAGTGTCGAGCGTTGTGCGCCGCAAGAAGCAGCGTCGACGGTTTCTTGAGTGGAAGGACCGCCCGTCTCTCGGTTGTTTAGCTTCTGAGTAAGAGTAAGACTGAAGAGGTAATCATATTGGTTTTCGTCTCAGGGTGATTGTAAATATTAATCCAAAAGAGTTGACACGTGACGGAACGAGATTTATCTATGTCCGCAAAGCACTTATAGATGACTTTGGGTTAGGTGCATGGCTGGCATTAGCAAAGTTGAGTTTACAGCGGACATAGATACGTTTCGCATAATCTGTTAGTGAACGTGCAAAGTAAAGGGATCGTGGCccgttcggatggtatggttctaggggaatttggatggtttggagaaatTATAGAGaaatttgtaagagaaaaacacggttctggacaaaaaaaaaaacggATCAAGTTGGGTTTAAGAGCACGAGAACAGGGCCCGTGAGATtaacgattttttttttttgagcaacatCTTCGTCGAGGCCAACATTTCTCTGTTTCCATTGCTCTCCACGAGTTGTCAGGTTTTGACCCAAGCCCATTCTCTATTGCAACTACCCTAGGCCCAATAAGAAAGACACAATCGACTCAATTAAAAAGGCCCAGTGGAAGCTGCTCCAATGCTTGGACGTTGGACCTTAAAAATCCATGCCATTTTAAGTCGGTCATTTCTAGCTCTTCCTACGATCACTTTTGTCCCGTTTTGCCCGCGTCTCTGATTTTGGTCGATTTTTAAGATGAAGGTTAATTAGCCTGACACAACGAATCACTCAGAATCGAGCAGCAAGGGAATATCTTGGGTGGACACTAGTACTAGTATATATATCATGGTACATACTGAAGAAACCAGCAATTAACTGGCTTTCAGTTTCAAGCGAAGCAGCAGATTTCCAGCATGATCCAGTCGTCGGCACTCAGCACAATCCATGGAGCCTGGAGTTATTAATACTTGTACTAATTTGGCGCGCATTGTCCACGCATCCACCTGTACCAGAACACGATGATCAGTTGGGCACGCGGACCGCCTGGGGCATGAGCGCCTCCTGACGCGCCGGCAGGGGCAGCGCGCGGCAGTCCGCCGGCACGACGACGACgcccacacccacacccacacccgCGCCAGCAGCGCCAGCGTCTTCTTcttccgcggcggcggcgcgggcgatcTCGGCGTCGACGATGCCGAGGAGCACCCTGGCGAGGTCCTCGAAGCCGGCCCACCCGCGGACGGCGGCGGCAGGcggcgaggccgtgatgaggtcGCACACGGGGTGCCCGGCCCGCGGCATCACGTAGTCACCCTCCCGTAGCTTCAGCGACGGGCAGTAGTCGCCCCGGCCGTCGCCCAGGTACACCACGGCCCTCCTCCGCCTCTGCGTCTTCGCCGAGCCGGCCGCCGAGGCTGCGGCGGcagctgcttcttcttcttcttggcggaGGATCCTCTCCATCACCTTACCCTGAACGAAAGCAAGTGACATATATGATGGGCATCAAGAGCACGCATCTGTGGAGTTTGGACGGTGGTGCGTACGTGGGTCAGCAGTGATCACCTTGCACATGTTGGGCGGGCAGGTCGGGAGCGCGCACCCGTGGCCGTGTGCGCCGGCGCCGAAGTCGTGGTAGGGGCGGATCCTGAGGCGGCCGGCGGCGTCGACGCGGGCCGGGTTGGTGTCGGTGCCGGAGAAGTAGGCGGCCAGGCCGTGGTGCGCGAGGATGGCGTCGATGAAGAAGGCGTTGGCGTCGCTCAGGATGCGCAGCTCGCAcctgcacgcaccaagcagaggATCTGGAGAGGATCAAGAAAGAACTGTCGGCCATGCGGCCATGCGCAGCGCAGGCTGGCAGGCAGCACGTAACGCGTACCCGAGGGCGTAGGCGGTTTTGATGGCGGCGACGGCGTGCGGGGACAGCGGCGCCGTTGTGAGGACTGCCCCTGATGTCCTCCGCCGTCTTGCCCTCCGAGTGCAACTCGCCCATCATCGCATCCTGCAGCCAAGCCAGGTGGATCGATCGGTGAATCGCAACTGTTCAGTCTCCTTTCTTCAGTGATGGATTGACAAATCAAACGACGACGATTCGAAATCCGAGAAAACAGAGCATGCAGGCGGGATTGTGCAGCCAGTAGCGGGCGGCTCTTACGATGGCGTGGTTCCAGGGGAGGTGGCGGAGGAGCTCGTCGAACCGGCTGGTCGCGCCGAGGGCGTCGACGACCCAGTTGTCGCTGTCGCAGTCGACGATGGTCTTGTCGAAGTCGAACACCACCAGAGGGGCGCCGTTGCTCGCCGCCATTTATTGTTCAGACTTCAGAGCGAGCAGAGGAAAACGATCGAGAGCTGGGACTGAGACGAGAGCTTGCTCTGAGGCTGATCGAGCGCGGATCCGTTGGACCGATGCATTTATAGGGAAGCTAGCTAGGCGACGTAGCACTAGCACCCATGGGCCATGGCAGCTCGACGACGCGGCCGGAATTGGCGGATGCAACACGTATGCAGGACGTTACGCAGGGGAGACGGCACCGTG is from Miscanthus floridulus cultivar M001 chromosome 7, ASM1932011v1, whole genome shotgun sequence and encodes:
- the LOC136463118 gene encoding LOW QUALITY PROTEIN: mitochondrial carrier protein CoAc2-like (The sequence of the model RefSeq protein was modified relative to this genomic sequence to represent the inferred CDS: deleted 1 base in 1 codon), with amino-acid sequence MDARAREAVETSGPGLPLAVRELLAGGVAGGVAKTAVAPLERVKILFQTRRAEFRGSGLIGSFRTIYRTEGLLGFYRGNGASVARIVPYAALHYMAYEEYRRWIILGFPNVKQGPVLDLVAGSIAGGTAVICTYPLDLVRTKLAYQVKGAVNVGFRESKPSEQVYKGIMDCVKTIYRQNGLKGIYRGMAPSLYGIFPYSGLKFYFYEKMKSHVPEKHRKDIIAKLGCGSVAGLLGQTITYPLDVVRRQMQVQALSSSSLVGKGTFESLVMIAKQQGWRQLFSGLSINYLKVVPSVAIGFTVYDSMKVWLKVPSREDTAVAVLTDERSNTAPIPSS